A window of Dickeya zeae NCPPB 2538 contains these coding sequences:
- a CDS encoding alpha-galactosidase: METTLIRLTSSVTDVIVRCRPAAEILYWGPHLADFSPQDVQSLSRPVANGRLDVDVPVTLAAETGRGLFGSPGVEGHRNGLDAFAVLTTVAVEQPSPQHLIIDAEDRQAGLRLTSEFKLHADSGVLQLRHCLTNLHPGDWQVQRLAVTLPLPESAAEVMAFHGRWVREFQPHRTLLSHGSLVQENRRGRTSHEYFPAMVSGEPGFSEQQGRVWGAHLGWSGNHRLRAEVKTDGRRLVQAEALYLPGEIALAQGESLTTPWLYAACSEQGLNGMSQQFHRFLRQEIIRFPRANARPVHLNTWEGIYFKHDPDYIMQMATQAAALGVERFIIDDGWFRGRDHDRAALGDWYVDAEKYPQGLMPVINHVRSLGMEFGIWVEPEMVNPNSELYRAHPDWLLAVPGYEQPTGRYQYALDLANPEVFDYLLARLSWLLGEHPIDYVKWDMNRELVQPAHQGQAAADRQTKAFYHLLDVLGECFPQVEFESCASGGGRIDYEVLRRSHRFWASDNNDALERQTIQRGMSYFFPPEVMGAHIGHHRCHATGRQHSIAFRGLTALFGHMGIELDPVRADVQEQAGFRHYVALHRQYRTLLHTGRLWRVDMPDATTQVQGVVSEDRRQALFLVAQLAMPDYALAGVLRFPGLDAQARYRLTVVDHPDLKPVIEGGSTMRQLPSWMAAPAQYSGEWLMKAGLRLPILNPETALLLELERL, from the coding sequence ATGGAAACGACGCTAATTCGTCTGACCAGTTCGGTGACGGATGTGATTGTGCGCTGCCGACCGGCAGCGGAAATACTGTATTGGGGGCCACATCTGGCAGACTTTTCACCACAGGATGTGCAGAGTCTGTCACGACCAGTGGCGAACGGCCGACTGGATGTAGATGTGCCGGTGACACTGGCGGCGGAAACCGGGCGTGGGTTATTTGGCTCGCCGGGCGTTGAAGGGCATCGTAACGGTCTTGACGCCTTTGCGGTGTTGACTACCGTGGCGGTAGAACAACCGAGTCCACAACACCTGATCATTGACGCAGAAGACCGTCAGGCGGGCTTGCGTCTGACCAGCGAATTCAAGCTGCACGCTGACAGCGGTGTGCTGCAACTGCGTCATTGTCTGACCAACCTGCATCCGGGTGACTGGCAGGTGCAGCGGCTGGCGGTCACGTTGCCGTTGCCGGAATCGGCGGCGGAGGTGATGGCGTTTCACGGGCGCTGGGTACGGGAGTTTCAGCCACACCGCACGCTACTGTCACACGGCAGTCTGGTTCAGGAAAACCGCCGTGGGCGCACCTCGCATGAATATTTCCCGGCGATGGTGAGCGGCGAGCCGGGATTTTCCGAGCAACAGGGACGCGTATGGGGGGCGCACCTCGGCTGGAGCGGCAACCATCGGTTGCGAGCGGAGGTGAAAACCGATGGACGACGGCTGGTGCAGGCGGAAGCGCTGTATCTGCCCGGCGAAATCGCGCTGGCGCAGGGGGAATCCCTGACCACGCCGTGGCTGTACGCCGCCTGCTCTGAGCAGGGACTCAACGGTATGAGCCAACAGTTTCACCGCTTTTTGCGCCAGGAAATTATTCGCTTTCCTCGCGCTAACGCCCGCCCGGTGCACCTCAATACCTGGGAAGGTATCTATTTTAAACACGACCCGGACTACATCATGCAGATGGCGACGCAGGCTGCTGCGCTGGGTGTTGAGCGTTTTATTATCGATGACGGCTGGTTTCGCGGGCGTGACCATGACCGTGCCGCCCTCGGCGACTGGTACGTGGACGCGGAAAAATACCCGCAAGGGCTGATGCCGGTGATAAACCATGTGCGCTCACTCGGCATGGAGTTCGGTATCTGGGTGGAGCCGGAAATGGTCAACCCGAATTCCGAGCTGTATCGCGCGCACCCGGATTGGTTGCTGGCCGTGCCCGGTTACGAGCAGCCGACCGGGCGTTATCAGTATGCACTCGATCTGGCGAACCCTGAGGTATTCGATTATCTGCTGGCGCGCCTGAGCTGGCTGCTGGGTGAACACCCTATCGATTACGTGAAGTGGGACATGAACCGCGAGCTGGTGCAACCGGCCCATCAGGGGCAGGCGGCCGCCGATCGCCAGACAAAGGCGTTTTATCATCTGCTTGATGTACTGGGCGAATGCTTCCCGCAGGTGGAGTTTGAGTCCTGTGCCTCTGGCGGTGGGCGTATCGACTACGAGGTGCTGCGGCGTAGCCACCGCTTCTGGGCGTCTGACAATAACGACGCGCTGGAGCGGCAGACGATTCAGCGTGGTATGAGTTACTTCTTCCCACCCGAAGTGATGGGCGCACACATCGGCCACCACCGCTGTCACGCCACCGGGCGTCAGCACAGTATTGCCTTTCGTGGCCTGACGGCGTTGTTTGGTCACATGGGTATCGAGCTGGATCCGGTACGTGCCGACGTGCAGGAACAGGCTGGTTTTCGCCATTACGTGGCGTTGCACCGCCAGTACCGCACGCTATTGCACACCGGCCGCCTGTGGCGGGTCGATATGCCGGATGCCACCACACAGGTGCAGGGTGTCGTCAGCGAGGATAGGCGGCAGGCGCTGTTTCTGGTCGCGCAACTGGCCATGCCGGATTACGCGCTGGCCGGGGTGCTGCGTTTCCCGGGGCTGGATGCGCAGGCCCGTTATCGCTTAACCGTGGTGGACCACCCAGACCTGAAGCCGGTTATCGAAGGTGGCAGCACCATGCGCCAGTTACCGTCCTGGATGGCGGCACCGGCGCAATACAGCGGCGAATGGTTGATGAAAGCCGGGTTACGCCTGCCCATTCTTAACCCGGAAACGGCGCTGTTACTGGAATTAGAACGTCTGTAA
- a CDS encoding LacI family DNA-binding transcriptional regulator — protein MSLKQIAKTLGLSVTTVSRALNGYDDVAAQTRLRVEEEARRLGYRPNTFARRLKMGRIDAVGLVFPMQPAPLSNTTFMEMVAEISHELAKQEIDLLLIADKEQADHHAFLRMIESRRVDALIVAHTLQQDPRLQYLQSVGFPFLALGRSDLPLPYAWFDFDSQAGAALATRHLISLGHRHIAFLGEHHPQSFIAQRRAGYLEALAAAGIAPRDELLRQVAPSRREGYQATLQWLALPQPPTAIVIDGSTQGEGAALALRDSGRLQGERAVSLIVYDGLPADSLLEIPVTAITQATRSQVGQQIAQMVSRLLMGEAPSSLQVLWQPQLRAGLTDNSPPATK, from the coding sequence ATGTCACTGAAACAGATTGCAAAAACGTTGGGATTATCGGTCACCACCGTCAGCCGGGCGCTCAATGGCTACGATGACGTGGCCGCTCAAACGCGCCTGAGGGTGGAAGAAGAAGCGCGACGTCTTGGTTATCGCCCCAATACGTTTGCCCGCCGACTGAAAATGGGGCGTATTGACGCGGTAGGGCTGGTGTTTCCGATGCAGCCCGCACCGCTCAGTAACACCACTTTTATGGAGATGGTGGCGGAAATCAGCCACGAGCTGGCGAAGCAGGAGATTGATCTGCTGCTGATTGCCGACAAGGAGCAGGCCGATCACCATGCGTTTTTACGCATGATAGAAAGCCGCCGGGTGGATGCGTTGATCGTCGCGCATACGTTGCAACAAGACCCCCGACTGCAATACCTGCAATCGGTCGGCTTTCCGTTTTTGGCGCTCGGGCGCAGTGATCTGCCATTGCCCTATGCCTGGTTCGATTTTGACAGTCAGGCCGGTGCGGCGCTCGCCACCCGGCATTTGATCTCGCTCGGTCACCGTCACATCGCTTTTCTTGGCGAACATCATCCGCAATCCTTTATCGCCCAACGTCGCGCTGGCTATCTGGAAGCATTGGCGGCAGCCGGTATCGCCCCGCGTGATGAACTGTTACGGCAGGTGGCACCATCACGCCGGGAAGGGTATCAGGCAACGTTGCAATGGCTGGCGTTGCCACAGCCTCCTACCGCTATCGTTATCGATGGCAGCACACAAGGGGAAGGGGCGGCGCTGGCGTTGCGCGACAGCGGCCGTCTGCAAGGGGAGCGCGCGGTATCGTTGATCGTCTATGATGGCCTGCCAGCCGACTCGTTGCTGGAGATACCGGTCACCGCCATCACACAGGCTACCCGTTCGCAGGTGGGCCAGCAGATAGCCCAGATGGTGTCGCGTTTGTTGATGGGGGAAGCCCCCTCCTCACTACAGGTGTTATGGCAACCACAGTTGCGCGCCGGACTGACGGATAACTCACCGCCAGCAACGAAATAA
- the fdnI gene encoding formate dehydrogenase-N subunit gamma produces the protein MSNPKMIVRTKFADRVCHWIVVISFFLVALSGIALFFPTLQWLTQTFGTPQMGRIMHPFFGILIVVCLVPMFIRFVGHNIPKRQDVPWFLNIIEVLKGNEHEVADVGKYNPGQKLMFWSIMGLTLVLLITGVIMWRPYFAHLFPIDLVRYAILLHATAAIVLIHAILIHLYMAFWVRGSIKGMIEGKVSEKWALKHHPRWARMVIDKANKDKK, from the coding sequence ATGAGTAACCCAAAAATGATTGTGCGCACGAAGTTCGCCGACCGTGTTTGCCACTGGATTGTGGTGATCAGTTTCTTTCTGGTGGCGCTGTCGGGGATCGCGCTGTTTTTCCCGACGCTGCAATGGCTGACGCAAACCTTCGGTACGCCGCAGATGGGGCGCATCATGCACCCGTTCTTCGGTATTTTGATTGTGGTGTGTCTGGTGCCGATGTTTATCCGTTTTGTCGGTCATAATATCCCGAAACGTCAGGATGTGCCGTGGTTCCTGAATATCATTGAGGTACTCAAGGGCAACGAGCATGAAGTGGCGGATGTGGGTAAATACAACCCCGGCCAGAAACTGATGTTCTGGAGCATCATGGGCTTAACGCTGGTGCTGTTGATTACCGGTGTCATCATGTGGCGGCCGTACTTCGCCCATTTGTTCCCGATAGACCTGGTGCGTTATGCCATTTTGCTGCACGCCACCGCCGCCATTGTGCTGATCCACGCCATTTTGATTCACCTGTACATGGCGTTCTGGGTCCGTGGTTCGATCAAAGGCATGATTGAAGGCAAGGTCTCGGAGAAGTGGGCGCTGAAACACCACCCGCGCTGGGCGCGCATGGTGATCGATAAAGCCAACAAAGACAAGAAGTAA
- the fdxH gene encoding formate dehydrogenase subunit beta encodes MSMQSQDIIQRSATSSLTPPPQVRDDKSEVAKLIDVTTCIGCKACQAACSEWNDIRDEVGHNVGVYDNPTDLSAKSWTVMRFSEVESEDRLEWLIRKDGCMHCAEPGCLKACPSAGAIIQYANGIVDFQSEHCIGCGYCIAGCPFNIPRLNKQDNRVYKCTLCVDRVSTGQEPACVKTCPTGAIHFGTKEEMKNVAAERIAHLKKRGYTNAGLYDPEGVGGTHVMYVLHHADKPSLYHNLPDNPKISTPVNLWKGILKPLSTLGFVATFAGLMFHYIGIGPNTEEIAHSDDAHSDKEQAHEGDDKHE; translated from the coding sequence ATGTCAATGCAATCTCAGGATATTATCCAGCGTTCGGCCACCAGTAGCCTGACGCCGCCGCCACAGGTTCGGGATGATAAAAGCGAAGTCGCCAAACTTATCGACGTCACTACCTGTATCGGCTGTAAAGCCTGTCAGGCGGCCTGTTCCGAGTGGAACGACATTCGTGATGAAGTCGGTCACAACGTGGGGGTGTACGACAACCCCACCGATCTGAGCGCGAAATCCTGGACGGTGATGCGCTTTTCTGAAGTGGAGAGCGAAGACCGTCTGGAATGGTTGATCCGCAAGGACGGCTGTATGCACTGTGCCGAGCCGGGCTGCCTGAAAGCCTGCCCGTCGGCCGGTGCCATTATTCAGTACGCCAACGGTATCGTCGATTTTCAGTCTGAACACTGCATCGGTTGTGGCTACTGTATCGCCGGGTGTCCGTTCAATATTCCACGCTTAAACAAGCAGGATAACCGCGTCTACAAATGTACGCTGTGTGTCGATCGCGTCAGCACTGGTCAGGAACCGGCCTGCGTGAAAACCTGCCCGACCGGCGCGATTCATTTCGGTACCAAAGAAGAAATGAAGAACGTGGCGGCCGAACGTATCGCGCATCTGAAAAAACGCGGTTACACCAACGCCGGTCTGTATGACCCTGAAGGCGTCGGCGGTACGCATGTGATGTATGTGTTGCATCATGCGGATAAACCGTCGCTGTACCACAACCTGCCGGATAATCCGAAAATCTCGACGCCAGTCAACCTGTGGAAAGGCATTCTCAAGCCGTTATCTACGCTGGGCTTTGTCGCCACCTTCGCCGGGTTGATGTTCCACTACATCGGTATTGGCCCGAACACGGAGGAGATAGCACATTCGGATGACGCACATTCGGATAAAGAACAGGCGCATGAAGGAGACGATAAGCATGAGTAA